Within Chromatiales bacterium, the genomic segment TCGAGACCGACCTGCCGCTGTCCGCCCCGCTACGCGGCCTGCACCCGGTCGGACGCCTGCGGGTGGACAGCCAGTTCCCGCTCGGCCTGTTCGAGGCCTGGAGCTGGCCGGCCTACACCACCGGGCTGCTCGTCTACCCCCGGCCGGCCGATGACGCCCCGCCGGTGCCCAGCGGCAGACGGGTCGGCGGCGAGGGGGCGAGCGTGCGTGGCGAGGGCGACGAGTTCGCCGGTCTGCGCAAATACCAGGCCGGCGACGCCCCGGGCCAGGTGGCCTGGAAGGCCCTGGCGCGCAGCAACCAGTGGATGACCAAGGAATTCGAGGGCCAGCGCAGCGAAGATCGCTGGCTGCGCTGGGATGACCTGGGCGCCTTCGGTATCGAGCAACGCCTGTCCATCCTCTGCCGCTGGGTGCTGGATGCCCATCGGGACGGCATCCCCTACGGGCTCGAGCTGCCCGGCCTGACCCTGGCACCGGAAGCCAGCGAGGCCCATCGGCATGCCTGCCTCAAGGCCCTGGCGCTGCATGCGGCGCCAAACCGCCGGGTGGCCCCATGAAAGGCCGCCCGGTGCCCATCATGGATCTGCCGGAGATCCACCTGCGCTGGGTGGCCGTGGCCCTGGCCGCCGCCATCCTGCCGCATGTCCTGAACCTGCCGGTCTGGATCCCCCTGCTCGCGCTCGCGATGATCGCCTGGGGCTGGTGGGGCCTTCGCCGACGGCAGCTGCCCGGCCGCCTCCTGCGATTCGGGCTGGTGGGCATCGCCACCCTGGGCGTGCTCGCCGAGTTCCACACCCTGTTCGGACGCGACGCGGGGGTCGCCCTGCTGGTCCTGATGCTGGGCCTGAAGATCCTCGAACTGAAGGGCCGGCGCGATGCCCTGCTCGC encodes:
- a CDS encoding DUF58 domain-containing protein; translated protein: MAAIAITREALTALRRRAIAWITRGETPDARRVVLTRRRIYILPTRAGYGFGLVLIVMLLGATNYSNSMAFALTFLLGSLGLNAMWQTHRNLLRLEVLIEGVAPVFAGQQARLRVAVVNPGRQARPGIRLRAGDQSPVTVDAPAQGRIETDLPLSAPLRGLHPVGRLRVDSQFPLGLFEAWSWPAYTTGLLVYPRPADDAPPVPSGRRVGGEGASVRGEGDEFAGLRKYQAGDAPGQVAWKALARSNQWMTKEFEGQRSEDRWLRWDDLGAFGIEQRLSILCRWVLDAHRDGIPYGLELPGLTLAPEASEAHRHACLKALALHAAPNRRVAP